The window atttttcacgatatgtaacggtattctggaaatgtgttgaaatatcaaagcgaatttatattaaaaaaaaacaatggtgaactgatcaacataggctcttgtcacggaccacatgcaatgccgccgcggaccaccaggggtccgcggaccaccggttgaaaactCCTGCTCTAAAGGTTTGAACAGTGGAGGTCATCACTGCTCTCTGAGGGAACAGAACCCGAGGGCGCTGAGGGAACAGAACCCGAGGGCGCTGAGGGAACAGAACCCGAGGGCGCTGAGGGAACAGAACCCGAGAGCGCTGAGTGAACAGAACCCGAGAGCGCTGAGGGAACAGAACCCGAGGGCGCTGAGGGAACAGAACCCGAGGGCGTTGAGGGAACAGAACCCGAGGGCGCTGAGGGAACAGAACCCGAGAGCGCTGAGTGAACAGAACCCGAGAGCGCTGAGGGAACAGAACCCGAGGGCGCTGAGTGAACAGAACCCGAGAGCGCTGAGGGAACAGAACCCGAGGGCGCTGAGGGAACAGAACCCGAGAGCGCTGAGTGAACAGAACCCGAGAGCGCTGAGGGAACAGAACCCTTCTTCACTGGAAATAATATATAGACTTTCTACGACTCGTTATGACTTAAATCCATATTTGTGAACTCACTGCACGTGTTCTATAAACTGTACGGCTCCGTGTTCACAGGACGGGTCTGGATGAGATGACGACCTcggaggatgatgatgatgaagagtcTCCGTCCTCCAGCTGTGGAGCCTCTGCAGTAGCCGTGAGACAAAGGAAAGAGGCGGAGCCTGACGGCAGCAGGTGAATGTTAACGAGGTCTCCTATCATCAGAGGCCTGACCCCAAACGTGGACCCTGAGTCTCCACATAGGGGTCCAGACCATCCTGCACCATAGCAGCGCTATCATGATGTGTTCAATGAGGTCCTGTAAAATTCAGCGTTGAATCTTCCTTTCTTTCAGCTCCTTCGACTGCAGCTCATCCTCCACGGATcaacccagcagagagccccggggacccagcagagagcctcAATGTGAgggacccagcagagagcctcAATGTGAgggacccagcagagagcctcAATGTGAGGGACCCAGCAGAGCGCCTCAGACCGAAGGACCCAGCAGAGCGCCTCAGACCGAAGGACCCAGCAGAGCGCCTCAGAGCGAGGGACCCAGCACAGAGCCTCAGAGCAAAGGACCCAGCAGAGCGCCTCAGACCGAAGGACCCAGCAGAGCGCCTCAGACCGAAGGACCCAGCACAGAGCCTCCGACCGAAGGACCCAGCACAGAGCTTCAGACCGAAGGACCCAGCAGAGGGCCTCAGTCTGAGGGACCCCGCAGAGATCCTCCTGCAGAAAGCCCTAAACCCTCAGGGTCTCAGCAGGTCAGTATCCGGTCTGTAGGTTGTAGGAGCCCCTCTTGAATCAGTTTTTTCccttacattaaatataaagaaaataatgatgtttaaaaagaaatgattcTCAGTCATTGAGGGTTACAATATCTGAGACAGTAAGGTAATACTGATACTGACCTCCAGGTGGATCTGCCCCCGGTGGATCTATTCTCGGTGTCCTGCGTCTCTCAGCTGGAGGCTCTGGGTCTGGACCGCCTGAAGCAGGAACTGATGTCTCGTGGTCTGAAGTGCGGGGGAACTCTTAGTGAACGTGCCAGGCGTCTCCTGTCCGTCAGAGATCTGAGACTTGAGGACATCCCGGCGGCGCTGCTCGCcaagaacaggaagtgatgtcactctgttgTGTAAGGGCACAGCTTCCTGTTGCACCTGCCAATCTGGCGATGCTTCAAGTCTGAGTTCAGATGTTCTGCTGTTTCATTTTATCTTCAATTTGATCTGAAACTTTATGAATAAACACTTTCTTTTACCAGCAGAAACTGTCTGTGGGTTCgtccaatcagagagcaggatTTCCCGCACGTACTGTTGAATGTCGTGTTTTAGTTCAGCTTTAATCCTTTTCCTTCTGTTCTGAAAGGTGTCAAATAGAATtctgtaataaaaatgtttctcaGAACCTGTCGCTCTTTTTCTCAGGACTCTTAAGACGTGTAAAGAACATGCTTACTTCATGAGTTGTATTATCGGGCGTGTAATGTCTAACATGTGCTAAACGCTGATAACATGCTGACTCATGGAGACAGTTTCTGTACTTACACTGCTGATGTCTCCATGATTCTGTAACAGGACCACATGATGAAGGGCAACTAAATGATCAGACCTATTTAGAATTTATTGCAAAgccaacacatttgaaatgattacaAAAGCATAAATACGTACTCTGTACACTGTTACCATGTCaagagtaatcagattacactCATCAGACTCCTATCAGGACCTAAAGACATTCGTAATCCCGCCAGCTTTCAGACCAGATCTGgatatttatttcttctttggACGACTTTAAATGATCTCATCTACATCAGTCTGAATCCgcagcagtgcatgctgggacgTGGAGTTCAGAAGCCGGGGTCCCAGGAGGTGACCTGCGGAGCGTCGAGCTCCTCGAAGCACACCACCACGTCTCCGGCTGTGAACTCTACCTCGCCGTCCGCTGACAAACCGCACTCCATCCCCAACTTCACCGTCTGGACCTCATCTTTGTGGTGCTTCAGAGTCAGCAGGGAGCCTGGGGGGGGAGACAATAAATAAGACTTACTGTCAATAGAGATACAGGTTCCTTATaagatttagaaaaacaattctaaagtcTGAACGTcttcagaaa of the Eleginops maclovinus isolate JMC-PN-2008 ecotype Puerto Natales chromosome 4, JC_Emac_rtc_rv5, whole genome shotgun sequence genome contains:
- the sde2 gene encoding splicing regulator SDE2, coding for MEVIVSSPIFSFSSWVFPDGSPVREVLTRFIQQQGLSSSADFYVHSNGRLSGLEDPLQAGAVYRLEPRLCGGKGGFGSMLRALGAQIEKTTNREACRDLSGRRLRDVNHEKEMAEWLKKQTEREAEKEQRRLERLQRKLAEPRHQFTDPDYQRQSHELQERLEDSVMKGLQASSSTQVRADDASAAKRPSSDQSQQPQKKKQKKKEDAAAFWTGLDEMTTSEDDDDEESPSSSCGASAVAVRQRKEAEPDGSSSFDCSSSSTDQPSREPRGPSREPQCEGPSREPQCEGPSREPQCEGPSRAPQTEGPSRAPQTEGPSRAPQSEGPSTEPQSKGPSRAPQTEGPSRAPQTEGPSTEPPTEGPSTELQTEGPSRGPQSEGPRRDPPAESPKPSGSQQVDLPPVDLFSVSCVSQLEALGLDRLKQELMSRGLKCGGTLSERARRLLSVRDLRLEDIPAALLAKNRK